A single Brevundimonas sp. SL130 DNA region contains:
- the rnr gene encoding ribonuclease R, whose protein sequence is MTKPTQRPPAGLPDKDTLLAFLREAGSAEKTDIARHFGLKGGDRRALREMIRELEEEGKLGKRGRKGFAEAGALPPVGVADVIERDGDGELYVRLVEASADAPRALLMPDKGKPGPAPGLGDRLLVKFQRGGDGWEARLIKKLDVGTNRVLGVIRKSARETRVEPVDRRSKDVLLVPQAQSGDLRDGDLVLAAIEKGEQRYGPKRGKILEHIGKEDDPRAASLIAIHAHGVPTGFSEAVEREAEDQALPTLKGREDLREVPFITIDPADARDHDDAVYAARDEDPKNPNGWIVWVAIADVAAYVRPGTHLDREARDKGNSTYFPDRVEPMLPEVLSNGLCSLKEGENRACLAVRMVFDKDGRKTGHKFVRGLMRSHAKLSYEQAQSAIDGQVDDATGPIMEAILYPLWNAYHAMLKGRLKRSPLQIESAERRIRMAPDGGIASIEKRASLEAHRLIEEMMIQANVCAAETLEQKKTPLIYRIHDTPSQEKIFNLADFLSTIGKPWNKGEPGTTKRFNKLLDETRDTEHADVVNEVVLRSQMQAIYSPENIGHFGLNLDRYAHFTSPIRRYSDLIVHRGLIRALNLGKDGLTDREIAELPAIAEGVTMTERRSMAAERDAMDRYIAAFLEDRVGATFTGRITGVTRFGLFIRLDETGADGLVPVSTLGSEYFSHDDRAHALVGERTGKRFTLGRKVEVKLMEATPVTGGLVFEMLSEPEPRDPNAPAPRYGIRGRGGDGPPMRGKTRPGGPKPPKGGRPSGGLKGVRKGKRK, encoded by the coding sequence GGCCGAGAAGACCGATATCGCGCGCCACTTCGGCCTAAAGGGCGGCGACCGCCGGGCCTTGCGCGAAATGATCCGCGAACTCGAAGAAGAAGGAAAACTGGGCAAGCGCGGCCGCAAGGGCTTCGCCGAAGCCGGCGCCCTGCCCCCCGTCGGCGTGGCCGATGTGATCGAGCGCGACGGCGACGGCGAACTGTATGTCCGCCTGGTCGAGGCCAGCGCCGACGCGCCCCGCGCTCTACTAATGCCAGACAAGGGCAAGCCCGGGCCCGCCCCTGGTCTGGGCGACCGTCTGCTGGTCAAGTTCCAGCGCGGCGGCGACGGCTGGGAAGCCCGACTGATCAAGAAGCTGGACGTCGGCACGAACCGCGTCCTGGGCGTGATCCGCAAGTCGGCGCGCGAGACCCGCGTCGAGCCGGTCGACCGCCGCTCCAAGGACGTGCTGCTGGTGCCCCAGGCCCAGTCGGGCGATCTGCGCGACGGCGACCTGGTCCTGGCCGCCATCGAAAAGGGCGAGCAGCGCTATGGGCCCAAGCGCGGCAAGATCCTGGAACATATCGGCAAGGAGGACGATCCCCGCGCCGCCTCCCTGATCGCCATCCACGCCCACGGCGTGCCGACCGGTTTCTCCGAAGCCGTCGAGCGCGAGGCCGAGGATCAGGCCCTGCCGACGCTGAAGGGGCGCGAGGACCTCCGCGAAGTCCCCTTCATCACCATCGACCCCGCCGATGCGCGCGACCACGACGACGCCGTCTATGCGGCGCGCGACGAGGATCCGAAGAACCCGAACGGCTGGATCGTCTGGGTCGCCATCGCCGACGTCGCCGCCTATGTCCGGCCCGGAACCCATCTGGACCGCGAGGCCCGCGACAAGGGCAACTCCACCTATTTCCCCGACCGCGTCGAACCGATGCTGCCCGAGGTGCTGTCGAACGGCCTGTGCAGCCTGAAGGAAGGCGAGAACCGCGCCTGCCTGGCCGTGCGTATGGTGTTCGACAAGGACGGCCGAAAGACCGGCCACAAGTTCGTGCGCGGCCTGATGCGGTCTCACGCCAAGCTCAGTTACGAACAGGCCCAGTCCGCCATCGACGGCCAGGTTGACGACGCCACCGGCCCGATCATGGAGGCGATCCTCTATCCGCTGTGGAACGCCTATCACGCCATGCTCAAGGGCCGTCTGAAGCGCAGTCCTTTGCAGATCGAATCCGCTGAACGCCGCATCCGCATGGCTCCCGATGGCGGCATCGCCTCGATCGAGAAGCGCGCCTCGCTGGAGGCGCACCGGCTAATCGAGGAGATGATGATCCAGGCCAATGTCTGCGCCGCCGAGACCCTGGAGCAGAAGAAGACGCCGCTGATCTATCGGATCCACGACACGCCCAGCCAGGAGAAGATCTTCAACCTGGCAGACTTCCTCTCCACCATCGGCAAGCCATGGAACAAGGGCGAGCCGGGCACGACCAAGCGGTTCAACAAGCTGCTGGACGAAACCCGCGACACCGAACATGCCGATGTGGTCAACGAGGTGGTGCTGCGCAGCCAGATGCAGGCGATCTACAGCCCCGAGAATATCGGCCACTTCGGCCTGAACCTGGATCGCTACGCCCACTTCACCTCGCCGATCCGGCGCTATTCCGACCTGATCGTCCACCGCGGCCTGATCCGAGCGCTGAACCTCGGCAAGGACGGGCTGACGGACCGCGAGATCGCCGAACTGCCCGCCATCGCCGAGGGCGTGACCATGACCGAGCGCCGGTCGATGGCCGCCGAGCGCGACGCCATGGACCGCTATATCGCCGCCTTCCTGGAGGACCGCGTCGGCGCGACCTTCACCGGCCGGATCACCGGCGTGACCCGCTTCGGCCTGTTCATCCGGCTGGACGAGACCGGCGCCGACGGCCTGGTTCCCGTCTCGACCCTGGGCAGCGAATATTTCTCCCATGACGACCGCGCCCACGCCCTGGTCGGCGAACGCACCGGCAAGCGGTTCACCCTGGGCCGCAAGGTCGAGGTCAAGCTGATGGAGGCCACCCCCGTCACCGGCGGCCTGGTGTTCGAAATGCTCAGCGAACCGGAGCCGCGCGATCCGAACGCCCCGGCCCCGCGCTATGGCATTCGCGGACGCGGCGGCGACGGCCCGCCGATGCGCGGCAAGACCCGACCGGGCGGCCCCAAGCCTCCGAAGGGCGGCCGTCCCTCAGGCGGCTTGAAGGGCGTCCGCAAGGGCAAGCGGAAGTGA